The Calothrix sp. PCC 7507 DNA segment AATTGAGAATAGCTTGGTGTTGGGTAGCGGGAATTTCCCGTCTTGTCAGGTAAACTAAGCTTTCTTCAGGGGTGAGGTTGTGTAGGGGTAAGATGTGAATCAAAGCTTGCCAACCCGGATCGCTGCGCCAAGGAGATGAGGGGGAATTTCGTCCAGCGATCGCAATTAGGGTATTTTCAGATAATTGGGGTAGGAAAACTTCCCGTAACCATTCATCTAATTGGGCAATACTTTCGTAAGTATCAATTAAAATCACGTTGCGCTCTTTAGTAGCAGCTAGCACATCTAGGGGAGAATCTGATTCATCTAGCCCCATTGATGCCCGCAACGCACTTATAAAAGACTCTGGTGCAGCTTCAATGTTTCGTCCTTCTATGTAAAAACACTGTAATTTTAGTTGTTGACAGTGTTGTAAAAACTGCTGCATCAGGGTTGTCTTACCCACACCACCAGGGCCAAAGAGGTGCAAAATGTGGAAAGGTAATGTGGGAGATGCGATCGCCTGCTGAAATAACTCCAGTTCCCGCAAACGTCCCACAAATCTGCGATTTCTTTCTGCACTTAGTCGCTCTAACAGAGATGTCATTGCCATCCCTTCCTCAAATCTTACGTACTATTACTTAATATAAAGGATTAAGGATCAATCGACAGAAAATTGCGAAATATTAATTAAGGGAATGGGGGACAGTTCAGTAGTTGGCAACAAATTACCAAACCATCAATTGCTGTTGGAGTTCTGCAATATCTAAATAATCATCAGCAAAAGCTTTCCGCAAAAGTGGATAAGGGATAAATTTATCATACTTTTGATTTTCCGGTGCTTCAGATTCACTTAATAAATATTCTGCAGTAATTCGTTGTTCACGCAACGCAGAGATTTCCTCATTAAGCTGTTGACATTTCTCCTTGCCTAATTTTATTGTCAAATAATAGGGATTTACCCCACCAATACTTTTAATTTCCAGAGATTCTCGACAGCAAGAATTCAGCCATCTTTCTAAAGTGCGGTAAGCTAGCGTACCCATCCAGGGAAAAATACAACATTTACCCTTCTCTAATTGCAAAATATTTTGTTTATCTAATCCAGCATTAATCGCGAGTTGACGAACTTTTTGTAACCGCTGTTGAGCATTATTTTGTAAGTAGCTATATTCAGCATCTTCCAACAAAACTTGCCGCATCCGTTGCAAAACTTTTGTATTAATTATCCCACTGCCACCACGCCAATAAATAGTAGATTTTCCGGCTACTGGTTTAACAGCGATCGCTCTTTTTTTGAAATCAACTTCTACTACTTCCCAGGTTCTCCCCGCCAAAGCAAATTGATTGCCAACAGGCGGCGGCATTAATATACTACCAATTTCTGTTGTACCTTGCTTCACCGCATATTCCTGACTCTCAGCAAAGACTGCATAAAACTGAAATTTTCTCACCACTTTTTCCCCAGTCAAACCGATAATTAATTTACCTTGTTCAGTTTTTTGAATATGGTCAATATCAATTAAATAGCGGAGCAATAAGAGGAAATCTGCTTGAGAAATAGCTGCAAATGGTGGCATACTTAAAACTTGTTTAGCTAAGGCAGCAGGTGACAGTTCACCGGTTGCAGCTAAAATGCTCATTGTCTGATGATAAAGCAAACTCAAAGGATATTTGACTGGTTTAATTGGTTCAATCCAACGCTCTTCTAGATAAAGTTGGATAATAGCGATACACTGTAGAAGTTGCCAAGGAATCTGCTCTGGTAGAGATGCTGTCAATGAAGCTTTATCTTCAACACAAACAAAGCGCATATCAGCAGCCTCACCTCTTCTCCCTGTGCGTCCTAAACGTTGTAAAAAACTGGCGACAGAAAGAGGTGATTCTAACTGAATAACTCGCTCTAAATGACCAATATCTATACCTAATTCTAAAGTAAGTGTTGCCGCAGTTACCGCTGGATGATTAGGTTCCCGCATCGCATTTTCAGCAGCTTGTCGCAAACTCGCAGAAATACTGCCATGATGCACATGATAGATATCTGGTAATGATTCTTCCACAGCGATTTTTCGCAAGGAAGCAATTATAGATTCAGTTTGAGTGCGATTGTTCGCAAAAATTAGACATTTACGTGATTGAGTGAGGTTAAAAATATATTTTTCATAATCTGTCACCTCTGACTCCTCAACTTCACTATAAAAATGTTCTACAGCTAGCTTAACCTGGCGTTTTCCCGCCTCAATTTTTGGTGTGATTACTATCTTATCAGTCCCAGAGCGTAACCAATCTTCCGCCATTGAATAATCACCGAGAGTTGCAGACAAACCAATCCGGCGGGGTTGTGTTTTTGTTAACATTGCCAACCGCTCTAATTGGCAAATAATCTGACAACCCCGTTCTGAACCCATAAAGGCATGAATTTCATCAATTACCACAAACTGTAAATCACCAAATAAGCGCATCAGTTCATGATTTTTATTGATTAATAAGCTTTCTAAAGATTCAGGTGTAATTTGTAAAATGCCTTTAGGATTTTTAAAAAGTTGATTTTTATGACTTTGAGAAACATCACCATGCCAATGCCATACAGGTATATCTGCTAATTTCAATAAATCATTAAGGCGTTCAAATTGGTCATTAATTAAAGCTTTAATCGGACCAATATACAATGCCCCTATAGTATTAGTTGGCTTTTCATATAATCGAGTTACAATTGGCAAAAATGCTGCTTCTGTTTTACCTGCAGCCGTTGCAGCGGCAACTAACAAGTGAGCATCCGTGTCAAAGATGACTTCACAAGCTGCTATTTGGGCTGGGCGTAATTCAGTCCAATTGTGATGATAAATATATTCTTGAATAAATGGTGCTAGGCGATTGAATATATCACTCATATAGAGAAGGAATAGAGAATAGTAGTAGGGTGGGCATTGCCCACCGAAAACCATGATACGGTGGGCATTGCCTGGTTTTTTCAATAATCAAAGTAGTAAAAAACTTATTTCATAAAACCTTATATTTTCAGAATGTATTGGGTACTATAACACCGAGTCAAAGCAATCAGGCTACTGCTAGAAAATTCTTTGGCAGATATTTTTCTATGTACAACTGTAGTATTGACCAATGTCAGATAATTTTAGACGTTATTGCGCGCTCTCTAGATATAGTTCAAGTCCTGAGTTTGGTATAAAATGTCTGCAAATCCAATGGGGAGTAATCTGGAGCGTAGGGATTTGGATATTATCGGGAAATCAGTTACAGGCTGCTCAATTGCATGAAGACTTGAATTTACCTGAACAAGTTACTGAAGTCATTCTTGAGCTGCAAGAGGAAGACTTGGACATTAAAACTTCTAACTCAGAACTGCTGAATCAATTACCGCGATCGCCTGTTTTGATTGCAGCACCCGAAAATTTTAACCCAGGTCTGCGATTAACGCCACCAACATTACCTAAGCTACCACAGAATGCAAGTCCATCACCGGCTTCCACTGAACCTGTCACGCCGAGTGTAGTTTTAGAAAGTATCCAAACAGATTTTCGTCATGATACTGATAATTTTGGACAAAGCAACTTATTCATTGAACCAACAGCGCAGTTTCGCTTGAGTAATGGTAATAAAATATTGTTCAAGACGGGTTTGAACTCCTTTGCACAAAGCGGTGTGGAATCAATTCTGAATATTCCGCTGCAAATTGGCTGGCTGGGAAAAATTGGGCAAGTGACTTTACAAACATCAGCAGGCGTGGATTTATTTGACCGATTACCTACCGCTATTAACTTTAATGCCAAAGCTGAAACACCACTTTTTCAGCCGCAAGTTTCATCTTCAGGTCAATTATTATCAGCGGCAGTTCTGTCATTTAATTTAGAACAAGCACCTTATAAATCGAGTGCCCGAACTTTAGAAAATCAAATTACTGCTTGGAGATTTGGCCCTGATTTATATTGGCAAATTGACCGGAATACTAGTTTGTTCTCATCATTACGTTTGGGTAACTATAACGATGGTAATTCGGAAGTACAAATATTTAGCAGAATAGAGCGTAAATTTGGGCAGTTTTCATTAGCAGCTAACTTATTTAACTGGAGCTACGATCGCAATTTAGAACGTACAAGTGGCTATTTTTCCCCACCCGATTTTCTAGTCTACAACGCTGAGTTGGCTTGGGAAGGAGATATTACCAATTTTTTGCGCTGTCGATTAGCTGCAAATTTAGGACAGCAACGACTAAATGGCGAATTTAATAATGCTAATACCTATCAAACTCGTTGTACAGCCAAGTTGTCACCTAATTTAGAGGCAGACTTGGGTTATAGCTATAGTAATGTCCGCAATCAAGATACGGGTGCTAGTTCCTACGGAGGGAATTCTTTGACAGGACAGTTGCGAGTTAAATTTTAATTAAGAGGGAGTTGGGAGTCAGAATACAGGAGTGATTGATTGGCGACTAACTCTACAGCTTGGAACCTTATTTCTTGTGGGCAAAAATAAAAATTATCGTTACTTAAAGTCCATTTCTGGAAATTTGAAGCTCTCCTACCTCCTGACTCCTGTATTCTGATTTCTCTCTCCCACATGTTATTTAAGTCTTGAAAGTGGGAAAGATTGATTTGATAGAACTTCCCAATCAACGGCGACTTAAAAAATGAGGGTGCAGCTAGCATGAGTTCTGATTTTCAACCACCACCTAAGAGCCTGTCAATACTTTCTTCAGTAGGAGGGGTGGTGACAGCAGCGATCGCAATTTCTGGTCTAAATTTCTGGTCTAAACAACTTGCTCAAAATTCTCCCATACAAAAGCCTCAAATATTAATATCCCAAACTACTTCTCCGGTGAAAGCAGCTGAAATCATCGCTAGACTTGACAACCAATCAGTAGTTTTACCGGGGACACCTGTTGATCCTAGTCAACTGAAAGTTGCCGCAATTCCTTATGTTGCGCCTGGGGTGGGAACACTAAGTGCAGAGGAAACTGCAACTGCTCGTCAGGCTTGGTTCTATTTTCAGCGGAACTGGAATAATGAAACAGGCTTGGTGAATGCTGTCGATAATTTTGCTTCGGTGACTATGTGGGATCAAGCAGCTGCGATCGCTGCTTTAGTTAGCGCTAGAGAACTCGATATCGTACCTGCGGCGGAGTTTGAAGCCAAAATGAGCAAGATGTTAAAGACGTTAGCATCTATGCCTCTATATAAAAAAGAACTACCAAATAAAGTTTATAACTCCAAAACCCTTGTACCTGTTAATTACGGTCAAGTAGAGAAAAAGGAAGAAATTGGTTGGTCTGCGATCGATTTAGGGCGGATGGCAATTTGGTTAAAAATTGTTGGGGCGAAGTATCCAAACTTGCGATCGCAGACTGAAGCTGTTTGGCAACATTGGCAAGTTAAACGGCTCACTAAAAACGGACAAATGTATGGTACTGCCGTTGTTTCCGGCAAAGAACAGTATAACCAAGAAGGTCGCTTAGGTTATGAAAATTATGCTGCCTATGGCTTGAAGTTGTGGGGGTTAAATGTCAAGCAAGCCTTAGACTATCAATCTCACACAGCCTTCATTAATCTTTATGGACAAGGAATTCCCTACGATCGCCGTGATTATAAAAACTCTGGCGCTAATAACTACGTCCTGAGTGAGCCTTATATTTTAGATGGTATTGAAACTGGTTTTCAAGCTCTACCAAAAGCCTATGCAGACAGGGTTTTAGCCGCTCAGGCTGCGCGCTATCAAGCCACAAAACAATTAACCGCAGTCACCGAAGACAACCTAGATCGCTCCCCTTACTTCGTTTATAGCAGCTTGTTTGTCAACGGAGAACCTTGGGCAACCATCACAGATACCCAAAAACAGCACAACAATTTGCGGTTTCTCAGTGCCAAAGCGGCGATCGGCTGGCATGTACTATATAACACTAATTACACACGCCAATTGTTTGATTTTGTTCAAACCAACCTTAAATCTCAAGACGGCTGGTACAACGGCTTTTATGAGTCTCTACGTGAGCCAAATAAATCTCTTACTGCCAATAATAACGGCGTAATTCTGGAAAGCTTACTGTATAAAAAAGTCGGTCAGCCGCTAACTGTTTGGGCGGGAGTTAGGGGTCAGGAGTCGGGAGTTGGGAGTCAGAATTCAGGAGTTAGGAGTCAGGAGTCAAAATGAATAGAACACCAGCAAAGAGTTTTCAGGATTTGCTTGTTTGGCAAAAGGCACATCAATTTGTTTTGTCTACATACATGTTTACTGAGAAGTTTCCGAAAACAGAGATATATGGACTGACTTCTCAATTCAGACGAGCTGCTGTGTCAATTGCAGCCAACATTGCCGAAGGGTTTAAGAAAAGAACCAGACCTGATAAGGCTCGGTTTATGAACATCGCACAAGGTTCTCTTGAAGAATGCCGCTATTATCTGATTTTGGCGAAAGACCTCGGATATGGCGACAGTACAGAGTTGATGTCTCAACTGGAGCCAGTCAGTAAATTATTAGATGCCTACCATAAATCCTTACTGAATCCTCACCCCTGATCTGATCGGTATTTAAATTGCTTGCTTTTGGTAAGAGTCAGGAGTTAGGAGTCAGAAGATAGGAGGCTTGTGTGTTCTTCCTAATGAAAAATTTATACCCCAATTATCAATAATCCAAGTTCAACGCAAATCAGCTTAACTCCCATCTCCAGAATTCTGACTCCTGTCTCCCTTCTCCCCCCTCTCCTCCGCAAACATGACACACAAGTACTATCCACAAAAGCTATTGAGATGGGTTGCATTGTTCCTCGTGGGGACATTTATGCAATTTTGGTTATACATGCCAATCCCAGTTTTCTCCCAAAACCCCGGGAACAGTTGTAGCAGCATTACAGCACCGCTCACACCTGATGAGAAGATTTATGCTGGTGCTGCTTGGCAATATTTCGTCAAAAATTATCAACCAGCGACAGGATTGACTAACTCCACTGGGGGTTATCCTTCTGGTACGCTCTGGGATATGGGCAATTACCTGATGGCGCTGAACGCGGCGCGATGGTTAAATCTCACAGACCAAGCAGATTTTGATGCTCGCCTGAATAAGTTTTTAACGACTCTCAACAGCCTGAAGTTATTTGAGGATGCTTTGCCGAATAAAGTTTATAACGCAGCTACTGCACAGATTGTTGATTATGGCAACAATCCGATTGAGCGGGGTATTGGCTGGTCTGCTTTAGACGTTGGTCGGATGCTGGCTGCTTTTGATGTGATTCGGACTTGTCATCCTCAATATAATGAGTGGCTCACGGGTATTGTATCAAAGTGGCAGGTGGGGCGATCGCTCAAAGATGGACAACTTTTTGGCGCTACAGTCCTACCAGATAAACAAACATTATTGGTGCAGGAAGGACGACTAGGTTACGAAGAATATAGTGCTAGAGGTTATGAACTTTGGGGTTTTAAAGCACCCAAGGCGATCGCTTTAGAACCATTTAAGTTTGTTGAGATTAATGGTGTACAGATTCCCGTTGATACCCGCGACTTCCAAAGCACCAATGCTAATAATTACGTTGTCAGTGAATCTTATATCTTAGATGGGATCGAATTTGGCTTACCAGGTCAGTTAGCTGATTTTGCAGCTAGGGTCTTAGATGTGCAAAAACGCCGCTACGATACTACAGGTCAACTGACTGCGGTGACAGAAGACAACATTGACCAAGAACCCTATTTTCTTTACAACACTGTTTACGCTAATGGTCAATCTTGGGCAACAATTACTGATGCCAATAAAGCTTACCCCAAGCTACGCAGTGTCAGCACCAAAGCTGCTTTTGGCTGGCGCTATCTTTTTCCAGATAATGCTTATGCTCAAAAAGTTTTTGATGCTGTGAAGGATCTCCACAGTCCTAACAATGATGGCTATTACACTGGTATTTATGAAGAATCAAAACAACCCAATAAAGTCTTGACTGGCAATACTAACGGGTTGATTTTGGAAATTCTGTATTACAAAGCTAGGGGAAATCGTCCTTTAATTGCATCTGCTGCTAAGAGTGCATCTGTCGAACAACCGAGTAATAACTCTGCTCCGACAACGCCTGCAAAGCAACCGAATCCCAACACTACTAAAGTGGTTGAGGTAGCTGTGGCACCGATTCCACCAGTTGAGAGTCCCCAGTCATCGTCTAACCTCAAACTAACTCGACCTTTAACGGTGATTGAAAGACGCTATGCAGAGGCTGCATGGCACTACTTTCAGGCTAATTATCATGCTCAGAATGGGTTAATCGACGATCGCAGTGACTTTAAAGGCGCGACTCTGTGGGGATTGGGAGATTATTTAGCTGCACTCCACGCAGCGCGATCGCTTGATGTCATTTCCCCCAAGGAATTTGACCAAAAAACTCGCCATCTTTTGGCAGCATTGACAAAACTACCATTATTTGCAGATGAATTGCCGAGTCGGGGTTACGATACGCGATCGCTCCAACCAGTAGATTATGGCGGTAATCCAGCGCCAGCAGGTACGGGTTGGTCAGCGTTGGATCTAGGCAGAATTTTAGCAGCGCTTTACAACTTGAAAAGCTGTCACCCAGAATACACAACAGCCGTAGACAAGATTGTTTTGGATTGGTCATACTTACGCGTGGTGCGTGAGGGGATTCTCTCCAGCGCCACTGTGATCAAAGGTGAAGATGGGCGATCGCTGATTCGCGTCAACCCCGAAACCCGCTTGGGTTATGAAGAATATGCATCTCGTGCTTTTCAATTATGGGGGTTTGATGTTGAGCGTTCTGTAGTTGGGGGTGAATATCAAACTACATCTGTGGAAGGGGTGAAGGTGCCAATCCAACGCCGTCGCCAGGATACTAATTCTCAAGTTAATCAATACACAGTCAGCAATCCTTTCTTACTGTATGCGCTGGAATTTGGCTTAGATCCACAAATGCGATCGCTCTTTGAACCAATTTTCCAAGCCCAAGCCGCACGTTACCAGCGCACCGATACTCTTACCGCCTCCGCTACCACCTTGATTGACCGCAAGCCATACACAGTCCACAGCACAATCACCGCCCAGGGAGATCCTTGGGTAGCTTTAGGCGATGACGGTCAAGTAGTACCAAAAGGACGCATGGTCAGTACAGCAGTAGCTTTTGCCTATCATGCCTTGCTCCCAGAAGATAAATATGCTCAAAAGTTACTCCAAGGAACAACAGACCTCAATAACCCCCTAGTGGGATTCTATGAAGGCTTTTATGAAACCACCGGCAAACCGGCGATTGGTTTCACCGCTAGCACAAATAGCATGATTTTGCAATCCTTACTCTACAAAGTCATGAATCGCCAACCCCTTATTCTCCCAACTACCGCCATGAACTCTCCTTGGTGGGAAGCTGTGAAAAAAGGTGATTCTGGTAGAGGCCTACCCCATACTCCCACACAAAAAGCCAATTTGACCTCTCATAGTTCTGAAACTTATTGGATTTCGCGTAAGTAGGGCGACGCAAATAAATCGTAGGGGCGGGGAAACCCCGCCCTTCTAAAAATAGCGGTTTCAGCTGGAATAAAAAACTTAGACAATTAGTCCCAATTTTCCACATGTTAGTCAAGAAAAGAACTTGGGAATAATTGTTTATGAGACAGTACGGTGAAGTCAGCAGCCAGAATACAGGAGGAAAGACAGTTTTAAGTTCATTTACTTTTATTCATATAAACCACATCTATTTTCAGAACCGTAGTTTTTAAAAGTAGTGGGAGCATCTTGCTCCCTATGGGTATTAGCGGGCAAGATGCCCGCACTACTCATGGTTTCAAAATGGACTTTAGCTTGGTTTTATTGTGTCAACTTACTTAAACTTCTTCAAACTCCCGCATCCTAACTCCTACCTCCTACCTCCTGTATTCTCACTCCCAAATTTAATTTCATTTTAGGTACCAAGATGACTGCAGCTTCTATTATTGATAACTCTACAAATTTTTCAGGCAATAGCCGCTCATTTCTCAAAAAAAGAACGTTGTTATTTCGCTATTTGGCAGAAATCAATTTAATTTTTGGCATTTGGTACATACAATGGCGCATCACTCATTCCGTCAATTTTGATGCCCTTTGGCTTTCGATTCCCTTGCTATTGGCAGAAATTTACAGCTTTTTTGGTGGTGTGATGTTCGTGGTTGGGTTGTGGCGTCCTTTAGTTCGACAGATTAAGTCACTCGACAAGCTGACTCCATCTCTACCCATATCTGACTGGCCAACGGTGGACGTGTTTTTAACATGCTATGACGAACCACCAGAAATTGTCGAAAAAACTGCTCAAGGCGCTCTACAAATAGATTACCCCGTAACAAAGTTGCGGGTTTATGTGCTAGATGATGGAAACTCGCCTGCTATGCGAGCCATGACAGAAAGGCTGTGTATTGAGGATTTACAGTCACCATTATTGCAGCAGGAAGCAAAGCGGATTGATACAGAGCTATCTTGTCTGTTGGAGCGACTGACGCAGCTAGAAAAACTGACACCTGATGCTCAAGCTGCTGAACAATGGCTCCAAGAAGCCTCATCTGACCAGACTACCACCGGATTTGTGCAAAGTCTGCGACAGTTCATTCTGTGGTTACATCCTGAAAGTGTAAACGATTCTTCTGCGGAGTTGCTAGGCGATCGCCTAAATGCAGAAAAACAAGCCTTAGAAACAGCTATTCACCAGAAGGAACTAGAACTAGTTGAACTCGCTCGTTTTCGTTACATAGCTCGTCCAAAACCAGTCGGCGTACCCCACCACGCAAAAGCTGGGAATCTCAATTACGCAATTTTTTCTGGAGAAACTTCAGGACAGTTTATTCTCACTCTTGATGCTGATCATATTCCTAAGCCACAATTTCTCAAGCGAGTCTTACCCTATTTCTACACCTACAATCTTTTTGCCGGCAAATACGAGCCAAATCGCATTGCTTTTGTGCAAACACCCCAAGATTTTTACAACATTCCTCCAGGCGATCCATTTGGACATCAAGCGCATTTATTTTATGGGCCACTCCAACAAGGTAAAGACGGTATGAATGCCGCTTTCTATACAGGAACTGATGCCATCTTGAGGAGAGACGCATTAATTAATGTGGGATTGCAATATTTTTCTGATGAGTATGCCAAAGATGCAACCCGGTTAGATGAATTTCAATTAGTTGGTGGTGTATCCAGCAACAGTATTACAGAAGATATGAATACAGCCATGCGTTTACATGGCGCTGGTTGGAAATCTGTATATCACCATGAACTGTTAGCAGAAGGTTTAGCACCAGATGACTTAAAATCAACTCTAAAACAGCGATTGCGTTGGGCACAAGGCACTATTCAAGTATTATTGAGAGAAAATCCACTCACAAAACCAGGACTAACATTTTGGCAACGCTTGCATTATTTCAAAACGATGTATAGCTATTTTTCTGGTTTTGCTACTCTCATTTTT contains these protein-coding regions:
- a CDS encoding DEAD/DEAH box helicase gives rise to the protein MSDIFNRLAPFIQEYIYHHNWTELRPAQIAACEVIFDTDAHLLVAAATAAGKTEAAFLPIVTRLYEKPTNTIGALYIGPIKALINDQFERLNDLLKLADIPVWHWHGDVSQSHKNQLFKNPKGILQITPESLESLLINKNHELMRLFGDLQFVVIDEIHAFMGSERGCQIICQLERLAMLTKTQPRRIGLSATLGDYSMAEDWLRSGTDKIVITPKIEAGKRQVKLAVEHFYSEVEESEVTDYEKYIFNLTQSRKCLIFANNRTQTESIIASLRKIAVEESLPDIYHVHHGSISASLRQAAENAMREPNHPAVTAATLTLELGIDIGHLERVIQLESPLSVASFLQRLGRTGRRGEAADMRFVCVEDKASLTASLPEQIPWQLLQCIAIIQLYLEERWIEPIKPVKYPLSLLYHQTMSILAATGELSPAALAKQVLSMPPFAAISQADFLLLLRYLIDIDHIQKTEQGKLIIGLTGEKVVRKFQFYAVFAESQEYAVKQGTTEIGSILMPPPVGNQFALAGRTWEVVEVDFKKRAIAVKPVAGKSTIYWRGGSGIINTKVLQRMRQVLLEDAEYSYLQNNAQQRLQKVRQLAINAGLDKQNILQLEKGKCCIFPWMGTLAYRTLERWLNSCCRESLEIKSIGGVNPYYLTIKLGKEKCQQLNEEISALREQRITAEYLLSESEAPENQKYDKFIPYPLLRKAFADDYLDIAELQQQLMVW
- a CDS encoding DUF3131 domain-containing protein, coding for MSSDFQPPPKSLSILSSVGGVVTAAIAISGLNFWSKQLAQNSPIQKPQILISQTTSPVKAAEIIARLDNQSVVLPGTPVDPSQLKVAAIPYVAPGVGTLSAEETATARQAWFYFQRNWNNETGLVNAVDNFASVTMWDQAAAIAALVSARELDIVPAAEFEAKMSKMLKTLASMPLYKKELPNKVYNSKTLVPVNYGQVEKKEEIGWSAIDLGRMAIWLKIVGAKYPNLRSQTEAVWQHWQVKRLTKNGQMYGTAVVSGKEQYNQEGRLGYENYAAYGLKLWGLNVKQALDYQSHTAFINLYGQGIPYDRRDYKNSGANNYVLSEPYILDGIETGFQALPKAYADRVLAAQAARYQATKQLTAVTEDNLDRSPYFVYSSLFVNGEPWATITDTQKQHNNLRFLSAKAAIGWHVLYNTNYTRQLFDFVQTNLKSQDGWYNGFYESLREPNKSLTANNNGVILESLLYKKVGQPLTVWAGVRGQESGVGSQNSGVRSQESK
- a CDS encoding four helix bundle protein; translation: MNRTPAKSFQDLLVWQKAHQFVLSTYMFTEKFPKTEIYGLTSQFRRAAVSIAANIAEGFKKRTRPDKARFMNIAQGSLEECRYYLILAKDLGYGDSTELMSQLEPVSKLLDAYHKSLLNPHP
- a CDS encoding DUF3131 domain-containing protein — its product is MQFWLYMPIPVFSQNPGNSCSSITAPLTPDEKIYAGAAWQYFVKNYQPATGLTNSTGGYPSGTLWDMGNYLMALNAARWLNLTDQADFDARLNKFLTTLNSLKLFEDALPNKVYNAATAQIVDYGNNPIERGIGWSALDVGRMLAAFDVIRTCHPQYNEWLTGIVSKWQVGRSLKDGQLFGATVLPDKQTLLVQEGRLGYEEYSARGYELWGFKAPKAIALEPFKFVEINGVQIPVDTRDFQSTNANNYVVSESYILDGIEFGLPGQLADFAARVLDVQKRRYDTTGQLTAVTEDNIDQEPYFLYNTVYANGQSWATITDANKAYPKLRSVSTKAAFGWRYLFPDNAYAQKVFDAVKDLHSPNNDGYYTGIYEESKQPNKVLTGNTNGLILEILYYKARGNRPLIASAAKSASVEQPSNNSAPTTPAKQPNPNTTKVVEVAVAPIPPVESPQSSSNLKLTRPLTVIERRYAEAAWHYFQANYHAQNGLIDDRSDFKGATLWGLGDYLAALHAARSLDVISPKEFDQKTRHLLAALTKLPLFADELPSRGYDTRSLQPVDYGGNPAPAGTGWSALDLGRILAALYNLKSCHPEYTTAVDKIVLDWSYLRVVREGILSSATVIKGEDGRSLIRVNPETRLGYEEYASRAFQLWGFDVERSVVGGEYQTTSVEGVKVPIQRRRQDTNSQVNQYTVSNPFLLYALEFGLDPQMRSLFEPIFQAQAARYQRTDTLTASATTLIDRKPYTVHSTITAQGDPWVALGDDGQVVPKGRMVSTAVAFAYHALLPEDKYAQKLLQGTTDLNNPLVGFYEGFYETTGKPAIGFTASTNSMILQSLLYKVMNRQPLILPTTAMNSPWWEAVKKGDSGRGLPHTPTQKANLTSHSSETYWISRK
- a CDS encoding glycosyltransferase family 2 protein, whose translation is MTAASIIDNSTNFSGNSRSFLKKRTLLFRYLAEINLIFGIWYIQWRITHSVNFDALWLSIPLLLAEIYSFFGGVMFVVGLWRPLVRQIKSLDKLTPSLPISDWPTVDVFLTCYDEPPEIVEKTAQGALQIDYPVTKLRVYVLDDGNSPAMRAMTERLCIEDLQSPLLQQEAKRIDTELSCLLERLTQLEKLTPDAQAAEQWLQEASSDQTTTGFVQSLRQFILWLHPESVNDSSAELLGDRLNAEKQALETAIHQKELELVELARFRYIARPKPVGVPHHAKAGNLNYAIFSGETSGQFILTLDADHIPKPQFLKRVLPYFYTYNLFAGKYEPNRIAFVQTPQDFYNIPPGDPFGHQAHLFYGPLQQGKDGMNAAFYTGTDAILRRDALINVGLQYFSDEYAKDATRLDEFQLVGGVSSNSITEDMNTAMRLHGAGWKSVYHHELLAEGLAPDDLKSTLKQRLRWAQGTIQVLLRENPLTKPGLTFWQRLHYFKTMYSYFSGFATLIFISCPIIYFFTDIVPVKTYGPDFALHFFPAFIINRLTFITATWGIPAREVWRAEQYAIALFPLFIQAVLGVFVGGNLKFQVTPKKRQSGIFLQLVWPQLLIFALTILGILWSLYRFATGNLNSPWVHLLNGAWAIYNLSLLWGIIRASFWQPPTEA